ATCTCCAATCATTGGCCGATTCAtcaaattgatatcaagaacgCCTTCCTTCATGGCAACTTGACTGAAGAGGTTTACATGCAGCAGCGCCTTGGCTATATTCATCCTAGCTTCCCAAATTACATTTGTCGACTACACAAGGCCTTATACGGACTAAAACAGGCCCCACGAGCCTGGTATCATCGACTTCAAGAGCATCTCCTCTCTCTCAGCTTTGTGAACTCTTCCTCTGATACGTCTCTTTTCCTTTGCAGACAGGGTCCTACTTCTTTATTTCTCCTAATATATGTTGACGATATTCTGATCACTGGGTCGAGTCCATTAGCCATTACACAGCTGATCACCAATCTGAGTCACGAATTTGCCGTCAAGGACATCGGCCACCTAAAATATTTTCTGGGCATGGAAGCACATCAACTACCTGAAGGACTACTCCTCTCACAAAGTCAGTACATCTACAATATTCTCAAACGGACCAAAATGCTGGATGCCAAACCCGTTTCTTCTCCAATGTCCTCTTCTCAGCGTTTGTCACTTTTTTCGAGTGCCACTTATTCAGATCCTTCTCATTACCGAAGTGTAGTAGGGGCGCTACAATATCTTTCACTAACTTGGCCAGATATCGCATTCGTAGTTAATAAAGCCTGCCAATTCATGCACAAGCCTACTGAAGAACACTGGACAGCAGTCAAACGGATCCTTCGATATCTAAAGTTTTCAATCAGTTTTGGACTCCTAATTCAACCAAGCAAATCGTCACAGCTATCTCTCTATTCCGATGCCGACTGGGCGGGTTGCCCGGATGATCGAAAGTCCACCTCGGGTTTTTGCATCTATTTTGGTGACAACTTAGTCTCATGGAGCTATAAGAAACAGCCAACCGTGGCACGCTCAAGCACTAAAGCCGAGTACCGTGCGGTTGCACATGCCACCGCTGAGTCACTTTGGGTACAATCGTTGATGCGTGAAATTGGTATTGTTTTAGACCAATGTCCGATCCTCTGGTGTGACAACATTGGTGCCACGTATCTCAAGGCAAATCCCGTGTTTCATGCGCGAACTAAACACGTCGAGATAGACTACCATTTTGTCCGGGAAAAAGTTCAGCAAAAAACTCTGGACGTTCGCTTCATCTCAAGCAAAGACCAGCTCGCTGATGGCCTCACCAAACCAATCGTCTTAGCACGATTTGCCTTCTTAAGAGACAAGCTCAACGTGCATTCATCCCTGCTGAACTTGAAGGGGCCTATTATGGAAATAAACACTGCAACAGATCACGGCAAATCAAGTATACCTGCACCTTGATTCCAGGAGTCCTCAACGGctacaaaattattttccttcCATGTATATCTCACTAATACATTTCCTTTTTTATAGTTTCCTGTAAATCTGTTTCTACAGCTGTAAACAAATCCTCACTGATTGTATAGCTACTGATATAAATAAACATGATCTCTCGCTGCACAAGACACGAGAGTTTCCAGCATTCTTGTTCTATTCTTTCAAAGCACATGAAAAACATTTTCAATCatagcataaaaaataaattttttcacaaCCCCAAAGTTTAGGATGATGAATTATCCTAGTGGATCTCCTCTATCTATTCTAGAGTGAGTAAAAATGGAGTGATTGCCTTAGGTTGACAAAGAACTGTCAATAGGCTTCGAAtagattctttttaaagaatatcAAAGTAAAGTCGTTTATGGCACCTAAGACTAGTAGGTGCATACATTATGTTGTTATATTATGTTAAGATGAAACATTATGTTACCAATGTATTGAGAATGAGTCTGCAAAAAAACTTGATGTCAACATGAGTTGTACTACGATCACCAACAAGTACTCACAATGCATATAGTGGAGCTGTGACGATACCATATGTTATGTTATTGTTAATGATGGCTTTAATAATGATGAAAAGTTATGTTTTTGAAAAGACAaagtgaaaaatgttctctataagaaaatatgcatcgaagtttttctagaaaatgttgAGGAATCTCGATGGGAGATAAATACAGAGTTTTCTATCATGCATCTCTTGTTTATCAGTAATCATGCATATCTTATCTCTGTGCAAGTTGGTTgtttaacttactaagatttcaagtaaatctcacccTTGTGGACCCACTATAATTCTCCCAAAATGTAGAAGTTGTGCCAAGACCAACTTATGACCAATAGAATTTACCACTGGCTTCAGATGGTTGAGGATGAGCTTGATCTGGAGAAGAGGCTGGAGCTGATATTAACATTCATATCATTGACTCTATATACTAGAGAGCGAATGAGAGAGTTGATCTAATTATGTAGTTTTCAGTATTATGGAGATTCTGTCTCCCACTTTACGTTGAACTTATGTGGACCTCTTAAGTGAGGAAGTACCTATTTATGCTTTATTAATCATTAGGATATTTAGTTCATTCTggcattaattatttttgtcaCACTTAATTCCGCTGCGATTATAGCATATTGCTAGTTGCATACTAGAATACATTTCATATTAACTTTCATGAACGAGAGTGTATAACCATGTGTTGTATGTCCCGATACTCCAAGTCTTCATTTCATCATAAGAAAAGGTTGAGGGTGTAAACATAAATAGCTCTTGCTCAACTGATAGATGATTTTAACCAGTATATGCCACCAACTATTCGTTAATTGCTTGGAGATGTAATATTATAATCATACCATTTTCaatgatttttaaatatatccaaatgaaaattttgcatGGCTCGCCATATTGCAAAACAAAATAGCAAACAGATGGGTTAGTCCTATTTCCAGCCACGACGACATGGTAAAAAGTATGACAACTTACCTATCAAATTCTTGCAAGTAATAAATTATTGTCCATAATTTCCAagcccgagagagagagagagagagagagagagagagagagagagtgggagagGTTCTCATATAAGAAGGTGTCGTTGAACGGTGGGTGAAGCCGTTGTAGGCACAACACAATTTTCCTCGTAGTCCAAGTCCAGGCGCAATGGCAGGGGAAGAGGGTGGGTAAAGGTATCATTAtcctaaatttatttatgttccGTTCTGCTCGCCACTCCCTGAAGCCAAGAACGGGGTAATTGAGAAGGCGCAAGTGTTGTGTGTGTGAGCGAGATGGAGACTAAAAAGTCACAACGGACCACTTGTGTTGTTTGtctcttctcaaattttttccaaaataataggCGTATGGTCAAGGTTAATCGGGTTTGAATCAGCTTAAACAAATTTATAAACTTGATTAATAATCATGTCATTTTTGGGTCAACCCATATAGCATGCAAGTTAACGAAGGGCGTATCAAATAAACAGGTTAGTCCAGTCTACTGTAGGTTATATGGGCCCAAGTTGACTGTAATGAAATGACAAAGTTTCACCTTACATTAAGTTTGATGATCAATtgggtttcaaaaaataaaaggtatGGAAAACTCGATGAGTAATGTTATTCATCATCTCAATTTTTATCATCATCTCATTATTTCATAATGTAGCATTAGATGAttggagactatttattatattttatttataaacctaTCATCTAATGTCATATTAAGAAATGATGAGAGGATAATGAGAAAATagataatgaataaattttttctttttgtatttataaaataaatattactccatcatctcatcattacaactcaTCATCTCAACAAtgtcatctcaacttatctcatcattataacttttttaaatctctaaatctccatataatataaaataagcaattcaattttttcaaatctcaaaataaaaataatattaataaaatatattttaataatattttatttaatttttaattttaatctcaactcatcatatcaataaaaacaaagagaattTTGGAGGACGAGGACAACTAAACTAAATTCAtatgttatttgaaaaaaaaaaaaaaaaaagacggtCAAGACAAAGGGCTCGTTGCCTTTGGAATTGAGCcttgttttcttggttttggGTCTTCGGTTAGTTGACTTTTGTAATACAAGCGACGAAGACGAGATCAAATATAGAAACACAGGTTTTCTTATCATTCGGTTTGGATACAAAAGTTAgttcaattcatctcaattaattattataatttttttaaatttttatataaaataaaataaataatttaatattttcaaattttaaaataataataataatattttattcaactttcaacttttatcacAACTCATTTAATGTCAAATCATTATTTCCATTAAATCTGCAGTAATTAAAAAAGACTGGGCAAGACTtgttttttcctcttgaaataaaaatacaatttttgcTTATAATTTTCAGGACCATAAAGGAATACGAATACGAGTAGCATTATGGAAAGTGCAACAACCCTTATTTCTCAATTTTCGTCACAAATTCCACTACATCATTCTACATAATGGTGCAAAATAAAGAAACTGTTTACAATGCAACAAGGTTTCCATTGGTATAGAACTTGAATTAAACTGTTTACACTGACTCAGTAATTAACTATCAACATCTCTCACAGACTTCTCCAAGTACCAAAAATAAGTAGCCTAATCCTCTTCTGAGTCAGGCACAGCAATGAGCATCACCTTGGAAGCTTATTGGCATTTATACTGACGGCTTTAGTAACCACTTTTGGCAGCTCTGAGGTATGGTAGTGTTAAAAAATGGGAGGGAGGGACATTATATACTGTAATATGTATCAAAACTATAGAGAAAGTAACTCCGAGTCTATTCATGATGAACCTTGAGGCCTCAGATAAGATCACCCAAGTTATATGACCACAAAAGAATAACCCGGCCTAGTTTGCTCAAAGCTACTGCAATCAGCATTTTTGTGAAGGCTTTGGTGTCCACATGCGAACAAACCAACCaccttctcctcttttcaagtCCATAATCCTTTTCTTATTCTTGGCTTCTGGGtctgaagaagtttcctccaaTGCTAGACTCTTTAGGGGTAGTTCAGGGCTTCCAGTCTCCATTGATGTCTCAACAATCCGATTCACCCTTTCCAGCACCTCACTCATTTTTGGGCGATTCTTCCGGTGTCTGACCAAACACCGGTTGGCTACAATTGCAAGCTTTTGTGCCGACTTTAGGGGATATTTCCCTTTGAGCCTTGGATCTAGTATTAGGTGGAATTTTTTCGTATCTGATAGGAATGGCTTTACCCATTCTAGGAGCTTCTGCTCGTCCCTGGGACGATTTCGGTCCAAAGGACGCCTACCAGTGATGAGTTCATACAGGAATACCCCATAGCTCCATACATCACTCTTGGATGTGACACGCCCGGTTTGAATATATTCAGGAGCTGCATATCCCATGGTTCCAACAACCTGATGAAAGTAACCAGTGATCAACAATGTAAATAGATAATTGGTAAGAGCTGAACTATTGGCTGTACTGACAGTCAAAACAAATAGTTAAAAGttaatttcttctatttttcataTTGTTTGAAAGACCTTGTGTCAATTTCTAGAACTAATGAGTTGGATCAGATCAGTTTCTTAATATTACCACTCAAAGCCAAATTCCATCCTCCACACTGGATGGACATCAAATGTAGGCCAAGCACAAGCAACGCTAAAATTATTGGAAATGAATTTTGAAAGACTTTGGGTCAAGTACTTGAACTAAAGGGTTGGATCAGATCAGTTTCTTAATATTACCACTCAAGGCAAATTCCATCCTCCACGCTGGATGGACATCAAATGTAGGCCAAGCACAAGCAACACTAAAATTAttggaaaagaattttgaaagaCTTTGTGTCAATTACTTGAACTAAAGAGTTGGATCAGATCAGTATCTTAATATTACCACTCAAGGCAAATTCCATCCTCCACACTGGATGGACATCAAATGTAGGCCAAGCACAAGCAACACTAAAATTATTGGAAAAGAACAAACTCCGATGTCCCGCTTGTTAAAACAAATACCAAATAAAATGGTGTGTGCGTGTAATTTTAATTATACCACAGCACAATTAATTCATTAGTTTGCAATCCAACAAATAGATTAATCCAATATCTAAGGGGTATCCAGATACCTCACAAAGTTTAATCTCCcaaattattacaaaatttcCATAATTTTACATGACCATGTATCGAAATCCAACAAATCCAGGAAATGACGTTTCTTGGAGGTGGTAATAATCAGATATGAGTAAGAAAGTTTCATAAGTTACAATGTCTCTAAGTAATTTTCAAGCTAAAAATTAGGATGATGTATGGTTTTAATCATCAAGGCAGGGAGCACGTGTAATATTATCAGAAATTCATACATTAAAAAGCATGTAAAACAGCCAACatagttttatttgaatatcacagaaatgaaactaaaaaaatttgGATAGATTTATCTGGTAAATGACAAGAAATTGATACATTTTAGGTCTCActtgcatacacacacacacacacacacacacacacatttaaaGTTGGTTCAGAGTCATTCGATCTTTTTGTATGATCATACCGCTGTTGAGACATGGGTTAATCCTTCTGGAGGACCCAACCTAGCCAATCCAAAGTCTGATAGCTTCGCATTCCAATGCTCGTCCAGAAGGACATTAGACGATTTGAAATCCCTGAAAATGATCTAGAACATAACAGACAAGCATAATTACCAACCCCAAAATTGTTCATGATTCCCACCCCCTTTCTAAAAAAATAGAACTTCAGTGGAGAGATCatataaacaaaagaaacactaGCTTCAATATAACCTCATTACCCAGGAAGTTTTGATGCATTAGGATAGGCATACTAACaaaagctaatatatataatcaaatggaAACTAAAATTTGACATATACCTGAAAATCCATTTCTTCATGTAGGTATGTCAAGCCACGAGCAGCATCTTGGGCTATTCTTAATCTCATGGCCCATGTAAGAGGTGTCTCTGACCGAGTGGATAAATGGTTTTCAACACTTCTGTTAGGCATATATTCATATACCAGAAGCCGCTGGATTCCTCTTTCATCATCCTCTGCACAGTGGCCCACCAGTTTCACAAGATTAGGATGCTCAACAATCCCAAGAACATTAACTTCTGTCACCCATTCCTTGTGCCCCTGCCAAAAAGAGTAGATCCTTGAGACTTATAGTTAGTCAGAAAATCTTTTTGGTAAATGTAAATAAGGTTTACTTGATGAAATTCAGTAATTTGAACCACCACCAACGGAAGAAGAACAAATTTGTCAAGGATTGGGAGAAAAATATGCAGTTGGCAAATATTTGCTACTGAAAAACAGAAGAGTGATGTAATGACCTGGTATGAAAGTGACTCAAAAGATGGacatattttcaatatatttcatatttgctCAAGTTGAATGAAATTCCTGGGAGTGGCCAGTGCCACAGGCTGCCACACCACGGCACATGAATTACCGCactaaataaaaagagatttaAGTTATTTCTGGTGAACATGTCATATATGCAGCTAAATATTAAAGTACCAGACAAACATGTAGATCGCCTCAATGAGCGGATCTATGAAAACAGTTGAACTTATGCAGCAACTTATGTATAACTCCATGAATACACACACCACATGAATTTTTACTAAGATACTACAAGATATTAATAACACAAATTCTAGGATGGTTATCGATGCCAAAAGGATTAAAGGAATCCTCTGAAATGAAATCAAATGAAATAACCCGTGCCTGTATTCCCCTTCTACCGAGCTGTTTCACTGCAACTTCAATCTTTTCAGATGGATCTTCTGCACTCCTGATGAACCCTTTATAAACACACCCAAACCCACCCTCTCCAAGCATAACAGAACGGCTGAAATTTTTGGTGGCAGACTTCAGCTCAGACACTGTAAACACTCTGAGGTTGCTGGGCCTTTGGGCCAAACTAGGATATGAGTTCCTCCTTACGGATTCTGTACTAATGGCTGAGATATTCAGAGAATTTAATTCAGATCCAGCTCTCTTTACTTCGCCCTCAGTAAAAGTTGAATTGGTGGACTGCATTGATTGTGTGCTATTCGGTTTATCCTTTTTGTCTCCATTGAAAAATGGGAAACACTTCATTGctccaaaacaatgaaaacgATGATACAATTCACTGCAGGACCATAAGAAAAGGGAGCCTCAGTGTCGATAGATACTTCATTAAGTTTAGATCTCCTCCGATCAAGCAAGTTTAAAACATGCTTAAACAAACGCATTACAAATCGAAATTAGAGAATTAGAGAAAAGTTCAAACGACAGCTTAAATGCATAAAGACTGCCCAGCACCCTCCTCAACTTTAGGACCACCAATCAAGTTCTAACCTACTTAAGTCGCAAACACTCCgcgttaaattatacaacaactagAATCacgttttatcataaaataaaagaggaatATTTAAGTAGAAAGACATAGCGAAGAAGCCCACTTTATCTTAACTGTTATTTTGCGTCTtatatttaaggaaaaaaatctcAACTGCCAAGTTTCGAAAGACGAGAATCCAAGGAAAATAAAAGGTAAGAAAATATATTCCAAATTTTTTCCAATTCAAGAAGCTTGAAACCAAATTATGTTAGTATCTCACCTTCCAAACAAAATCAAAGTTACCAATAAAACCCACCGCACGCTTTGATTTCGGCAGGCGACCTACTCtaatagaagaaataataaactcCAAACATTTTTCTAGAATTGGTGTTCCTCTCAGACACACGAAGAGGAACAAAAATCCAAATTGTGGTTCATCCCAAGCTTCCTAAGTTCTTGCAGTTGAAATTGGACAAGACAATAACTAAAAGTAGATGTATTAATTACAAAGGATTTCTCTGAGTACTTACCTTTAATTTATCAATCAACTGTCGGAACCCACGAACTTAGCTCCTAAACTTCAGCAGATTCCAATTTCTTGGATATTCTCAGAGAAACCCAACAAAAAGCCATCACAGGAAGGGGCATTCAGATATTCATTCAATAGAATCAATACAAGTCTTCACACGGCAGCTTCAGGTCAGCTGACCAACCAAAACCCAAATCTCCATCGtaaaattgtatcatattacacGTATCAAATGTTCTATAATTAGACCGTTCCAGATCCAAGTCCAGGTATGAATGGACTATGGAGtcttgcagagagagagagagagagaggaagaaaactgATTGCTTGAGCAATGTTACAAGTCACAAAGTCAAGGTCGTCTAGAAGGAATTTTGGATCCCTTAAACTAGTTCTCTACATTCTAGTTCTTACGTCGAATTTTTCGCGAAGCCCAACATCACCCTTCCGTGTCTGTAggttcctttcttttcttatttatttttattttaaagtatcatataattaaaaaataatttattattctcTTTTCATTTGCCAGCCAATTATTTGATACAacgtaaaaaataataagaattgggttgtatttatatatacgatgggataaaatgaaataattttaaataaaaagtaaaaattaaataaaataatatttttttaatattattattattttaaaatttaaaaaaattaaattttttattatattttatataaaaatttaaaaaaattatattatgataagatgaaatactttTCGAATCTATACTACCTAAATGAAAGGACAATAAATCCGACTTTTCAtgtattaataaaatagaaCGAATAACTTGAATAGGGATGAAAATCCCATCAAACATAAACTTCGTTTGGGACTTTACGAAGGAATTGAACCGAATGGAACAAAATGGAAATGAGTATAACGAATGGTAttgatggattttttttttttttttatgttttaaaagaaTGGAAAATGGAATgtaaataactttattaaaaagtatataataaaaatgaataaatatggttATTGTATTACAGTAATACTATTACGTTGTTTTCTTAAAAGGATTGGTCGCCACGCTTCCCCTCTGTTTTTTGAATAAAAGCAAGAGCCCCTTGATCGATGATTTTGATACGGTTCAACTTACAAACTATAAATCCACGGTTGCAAGTCGTTGCGGATTGGGCAGCACTAGACTTTGTTGCTCTGGACTGATAGTCAACTCATTTTCTCTTTAACTATAGGATTTGATTCTACACAATAATTAGGTTAAATTTCAATTAATATTTATGGACTAAAATGAACCCAAACCCTAATGGCCAAAGCCAATTTGTCTATAAACTCCCATGCACCTCCACCTTCCACTAAGATTTATGCCTCAATAGAGCTCTCTCTCAACCGAGTTACATCTCTACAGTCATATCCACGTTAAAATTCTTAAACCAACAGTATATAAACCCAACTTCTCCCTTGTGAAAATCCAAGCCAAGAGCAAGTCGAATCTCACTTTTCTCACATTGCCTATAAGTTTCTCCCACCACatagatttttcttcttccacgACAAAAACCATAACCACCAGCAAGCATCAAGCCACAACACTGTCGATCGCTCCATACCTTCTCACAGCAATTAAACAACATCCCACGTCCACTACACCATCTCTTTGTTCCTCCACTGCTGGCCCCATAGACCCGCCCTACGTGGCCAACGGAAAGCAGCCCACATCTCTTTCCTCAGCCACTATTACAACATCCTTCATTTGCTTAGCCACCTTGCACCACCCAACCCAAACACAAGCACTATCCACCCACTATAAATCATCGAGAGCCTCTTTATGGCAAccacaaaacaaagcaaagtgATACACCCCTTCTTGTCGAAGCAACCCATTGCAAGCAACGTCCTACCACCAGGAGCCATCCTTCACCTACCAAGCACCTTGTTGTAGTACCTAGCTTTTTTCAATAAAGCATAACCCGCGTACCAATTTGAagatattattacaatattacCCTTGACTTCTAAATCATAGCAAAAAGTGATTTCTTTTAGATTTAGGCTTAATTTCACGTTACTATCTACGAGACGAGATTTTGTTATTAACGTTATAAGGTAAGTAGCTTAATCATAAATTAGAGTTAGAGGTGAAggtttaaattgaaaaattggtACGAATAGAATCAGTTGGTCCAGTTTTGAACTGATTCGGTCAAAGACCTATTCCATGATTCCATAAAATAGATAGAATCGGTCTGGTTCCAATTCTAGGATTTTCAGGACTGAACTAGACCGGttcttgtttatatatataattaatttttaatattatataaaatattatatctagaatttttatatataattatatatgaaataattttttattataatttataacataaaattataatactaaacatgaacatttatttgatcatatgttattaatataatatatatatatatatatattaattacatttttaggcctaataaattctcaacatattcttTTGAATCCTTTTAATAAAGACATAATAccttagtaatactaatatatattagtatagtaatTACATTTCGCTTTAATTAATTGGTATACATtagtatactaatgtatattaatactaatactatcttaaatcactataacttattaatattaaatcacctttatatagtaatattaatactagtactatattaatattaatactatactagtactatactATAGTAGTActtagtgatttaatattaatactagcattatattaaatcactttatatggtaatactaatactatattaaatcactataagttataataatatagttatattaaaacGAAAAAATTGGACCAAACCGGATCAAAACCAATAAAATCGAAAATACCGGTTTAGAAAAGTAATCAGTGCAGAATTGgttcttaaaaatataaaaccaaagtAACCAATTCGGTTCTAAAAATTGTACAAAACCGGACCGATTATACCCCTAATCAGGATTAGTATACGTTAtttagctagttatatatattattaataaagtcAGTTCTTTAAAAGTCAATGTTTATATATTGcacatgtcatgatatttgTAAGCACGTCATTTATCATAATTCATGATCATGCTTCATTttacatattatagttatat
This genomic interval from Carya illinoinensis cultivar Pawnee chromosome 10, C.illinoinensisPawnee_v1, whole genome shotgun sequence contains the following:
- the LOC122279590 gene encoding serine/threonine-protein kinase PCRK1-like — protein: MKCFPFFNGDKKDKPNSTQSMQSTNSTFTEGEVKRAGSELNSLNISAISTESVRRNSYPSLAQRPSNLRVFTVSELKSATKNFSRSVMLGEGGFGCVYKGFIRSAEDPSEKIEVAVKQLGRRGIQGHKEWVTEVNVLGIVEHPNLVKLVGHCAEDDERGIQRLLVYEYMPNRSVENHLSTRSETPLTWAMRLRIAQDAARGLTYLHEEMDFQIIFRDFKSSNVLLDEHWNAKLSDFGLARLGPPEGLTHVSTAVVGTMGYAAPEYIQTGRVTSKSDVWSYGVFLYELITGRRPLDRNRPRDEQKLLEWVKPFLSDTKKFHLILDPRLKGKYPLKSAQKLAIVANRCLVRHRKNRPKMSEVLERVNRIVETSMETGSPELPLKSLALEETSSDPEAKNKKRIMDLKRGEGGWFVRMWTPKPSQKC